ATATAAAAACACCTGATCTCCAATTAGTTTGTGAAAGCTCCATTTCTCCTATACTTATTCCAGCTTAAAAGCTAAGCAGGTGTGAAGCTGCATCATTCCAGCTGAAGGACTTGATTAATAGTTGAGTTCTTTTTATTATACTGCGATGAGCAGGAAGGTTCATATCATTTTGTCAAGGCATTTAGTAACATTATCTTCAGATATGGTCATACCGTGCCAGATACCACAATCTCTTATGCCTGTCATGATCCACCACCTCATCATCTCTCCTGTTCTGCCTGCTTCAAACCTCCAAGTCCTCGTGTACTTCGAGCCGTCCTCGATCCCCTTCCACCACAATGTAAGGAGTTGGAGAGCCTTACTGCTTTCAAGTCGCCTGCACTGCACAGTGCAGACAGGCTTTTGATTGTAGCTGGTGATGCTTACTTTCAAGCAATTGGATCTCTCGAGTTTTGTATGAATAAAATGGTGCGATTCTCTTGGCTTTAGCTACAAGTACGATTGGGGTGCTACAAGCCCTAGATTCTGAAGCGAAGCTCAGCTCACTGAAGCAAGCTGTCAAAATGAGGTTGTGTTGATAAAGTAATGGGAATGAGGAAGATGACAATCAAAGGCCTCATGGCAAATTGTTCCCAGTGGCCAATGGAAGGCGGCATAGGGAGTGAGTGGGCTACATGTTTGAGTTGACAAGCCCTGGGAGTTTGCACAAGTGTGAAAAATCAAATGCTACGTCTTGTCCTCTATGCATAGCCTTGTACCGATGTATATAATATATTCAATCACTTTGATCAAGCCACCTTTTGTGTTTATCGCTTCTTAACTCACCGTCCAAAGCAATGACAGCTCCACAAAGGCCTCTCAGTTTCCGAGCTTGGCTCCTGACACTTTTTCACAGCTTCAGCAGTACCTTTTCCGGTGGATGATGAGTTCATAGTGACTCTGTCCCATTAATTTTTGTGTGTGTTTAACCCAATGAAGATGAGAATTTACGATTAGTTTAACGTAAATTTGAATCATGACGATGGTGAGAATAATGACATGTGAAGTAAATATAGTTGAAATTGCATAGTGAGGTGTCACTTTGCTAGAGTTGTTATTTGTGATCTTAAGTGGGGCAATTGAATTGGGTTGGTTCCAAAGTGCCTTTCATTGCTTTCTTCCTTTGGTTTTTAATCTACACATTTCACTCCCTATGCAGTAAAATTCGATGGGCTTTTTCTCCCTTACAACCACAATGATATGAACACAGATCTTATTTTCTCTATACCAACTTCTTTTATTCTCCTATTATGTGTATTCTTTGTTTCTCGAAACCTTCAATGGGGTTCTGCTCTCACTGAACAAACAGAAGCATATCACTGTAAATATTAGTCAACTCATGAGGTGTTGTAACGATGAGTAAAATAATCTTGAAGAATGAAGAAGTGGATGACTCGATATGTTAGCAGAAGCAACTGATCAGAAGAAATTAAGAAACATGGAGCGTTGCATTCACCTGCAGAACAACTGCATTGGAGATAATGTGAGCAGACTACAAGCAGGAATTCAAACAATTCAAGAATATGCTTGCATTGCAATGTTTGTTCTAACAGTGTTGGGAGCTTTCGATTTCTTgccagagaaagaaagagagatgcACAAAAGAACAAAGAAACGATGTGGTGGTGGCTTTGGCTCAGCGCCGTACCACCTACAACCCAATGAGATTTCTTGAGGTGGTGACTCCTCCATCCACCACGAGGTTGTGGCCGCTCACATATCTAGACTCATCACTGGCGAGGTACAAGGCTGCCTCGGCTATGTCCCTGGCCGTCAAGGTTGCACCCTTGAGATTGGCCAGCCCCCTCACCAGCTCCTCCgtcttctccacctcctcctccgtcgGCGGTGGCACGAACTCGATGCCGTCCTCGCCGTCGTCCTCGTCCCTCCAGGCGTTCACCAACATCTGCGTGGCGACGCCGAAGGGCGAGATGCAGTTGACCCGGATGCCGTGCGCGCCCAGCTCGCAGGCGGCGTTCTTGGTGAGCCCGACGATGGCGTGCTTGGAGGCGGTGTAGGCGTGGGGGCCGAGGCCTCCCATGACTCCGGCCACGCTGGCCACGGAGATGATGCAGCCGGCGTGGCGGGGCAACATGGCGCGCGCCGCGTGCTTCATTCCCAGCGCCGTCCCCCGGACGTTGACGCGCATCACGCCGTCGAACTCGTCCGCGTCCAGCGCCGCGATGCTTTTGCTCCGCCGCGTCTGCCGGCCCAGCACCCCTGCGTTGTTGCACAGCACGTCGAGGCGGCCGTGCCGGGCGACCGTGCTGCTCACCAGCTGCTCGACGTCGGCCTCCTCCCTCACGTCGCAGTGCATGAAGCTCACCGAGGGGCCGAGCAACGCGGCCAGCGACTCGCCCGCCACGTCCTCCATGTCGGCGATCACGACCTTCGCCCCGTGTCGCGCGAAGACCCTCACGGTGGCTTCTCCGATGCCCCTGGCGCCGCCTGTCACGATCGCCACCTTCCCTTCGAGCCTATTTAATGTCAACAACAACACACATGGATCGTCTCAGGCTTCTCTACTACCAGAAATTTACTAGAGGTAATGTAGTGTATGTGtgtctctgagagagagagagagtctaccTTTTGTGCAAAAGAGTACCAGCTTCCCAAGGAAGAACATGCATCCCTTGATGGGATTTCTCAGTCATCACTTCAGCAGCAGGCATTCtgatcacagagagagagagagagagagagagagagagagagagagagagagcaaatgttgaacaagatagatagatagagagagagagagagatgtatatATATAGGGGGAAGTGAGGGTGTTTGTTGATAAGCTTCgtaagggaggggggggggggcgggggcgggGAAGAGGGTTTAGGTGAAGGCCTTCTTCCTTCTTAGAAAGTTCCCATCCACCCTTTTCTGACACTTTGAACCTCATGCGCATGCGGATCTCGACTTTGACAACCATGTCGGAATGAATGAAGAGTCTCTAAAAGATTCAACGGAATCAATTTGTTTGGCCACTTTTGCTCATTGATTTCACCTTCCTGCAttccttcttctggaatgacaaccTCCCTCGGATCGATTGTTTGGTATGAGGATTAATTGAACTGCTGCACATCAACACCGAACACTTGTTATCTTGTGTTTGTACTGAGACAATTAGTTTCCCCCTCCTCCATATTTTCCGGCAAAAGAGAAGTGATGCTTAGCCCTCTGAGAGTGGCGTATAGGTCACACTACCAGCAAGCAGTCAGCTTTGCAGAGCATAGCAAGGGGAGGATAACAAGGTCAGTCATGTGCAGAAACCAATAAACTAATGCGAGCTTCGTACTACCAGGCAACACTGTTTGTGTCTTCAGAGAGTGGAGCTGGAGATGTCATTAATGTGTGCAAGTTGCACCACACCTCAGAACAGTAGATGTTTGTATCTTCAGAGAGTGGAGCTGCAGATGTCATTCAATTGGCTCTTTACTCCAGTCATATGTGCAAGCTGCTCCCACACCTCAGAAGAGGGTGAACACTGAACACAAATCCTTCATTGCTGCTTAAACATCCCATCTCAATTTGATTTTGCTGCGATCAGCTCTTGCGTGCTCTTCTCAATCTTTGAGCACGCATTCCATCTTCTTTCTTCAGTTGTCCAGCTTTTAGATCTGAGCGTGGAGAGAATGATGTTTGTTGCGGCATCATGAATGAGATCTATGCAAGGCTTAGTGGTTGTCTCAGCATCAGCTAATCTATACTGGATTTCCTGCACTCGGCATCATGCTGAATAATCTCTACCAAATTTGAACATCCTCGACATGCACAACAATCATACCCATCTCAATGGATCTGTAAACAGAACAAAAAGATCTATAGCATGAATCCCTTCTTACAGCAAATTGGCTTTCAGTACCATTTTGTGCCATGTGTGTTCCTAGATAGTATTCATTGGGTGATCTATTCCTAGTTTGTTCCATTAGATTTCATGCTAAACACAATGATATCAGCCAGAATAAGCTACAccagaaattatatatatatatatatatagtattagcTTGTTAAAAGAAAATATAACACAGAGGTAAACCAGAAGCAAAAACAAGCAAAAAGAATGAGAACCTCTAATTTTTATACTTCAGTAAGAAAATTATTGGGATTGGCTGTTGAAAATGTTCAGTTATAGGAAAACTTGGAGGACAAGTTTCCTCAGGTGTTAGGGCCTTAATTCCCATAAAAGTTATATCAGTCTTACCATTTCTTTTTGTATTCAACAAAGGTAATGTCTCATCAATCAAACATTGGTCACTGTTTAATCTTAGGTTTGCTTTACTGTTACTATATTATTTGGCTCTTCAGTAGTCATGCCTCCCTCCACTGACAACCAAGCTTGGTGGTGATGCACCATTAAAAGATACAAGTTTGGCATCTCCTCTTCTGGAACAAAAGAGAGATGCGAAGCTGGAAGTTTGTAGCCTATCTCACATAGTAGTTGAGACACGTATACGAAAGCAACTCCAAAGCATTCAGAAGAAGCTGAAAAGTCGTGCAGGATGCTTCTTCCTTGCGGTTGTTTGACATCCTCGCGGACTCTGACTTTTCCATTGCTGACCGAAGAAGATTTTTTGACACCACCTACTTCGAACCTAATACGGTGGATTAACCTTCCAAGTCAGTAGATTTGGAAAAGTTAGTCTCATCTTGTGATCCATCacaaattgtttttttttctttttgccattCTAATGTGTGTTCAACTGTCTATCACCTCCACCAATGATGAATCTGACATGTGGATTCTGCATCAGGTTCGAATAAAATGACACATTATATTATGTTACCATCATCCTAATTATTATATTACTTTCAAATAAAAATGATATAGTTTCAACACTATAAAAAAATTTTCTCCTTTAGAGTAGCTATTTAAAGGTATGATTTGAGTTAGAGTGTCAAAAGATGATCCtattaaatttatctttgatacCCTCTCTTACGATCTCGACAAATTCATCTTGATAAACTATCGCTCGAGTCATTTTCGTAATGAAGATTAAGATTATTGAATTAGAAAGTTCCATTACATATTTGAtagttccataaatcaaaataacatgaatgaaagATGAGTAGGGAATGAAGAAacacaaaataagaaaaataaaacccCACAAGTTTctcgaataaaaaaaaaagataccatCTATTCAACAAATCCTATGCGTATTGGGAGCAGTAGCAGGGAATGGTCCCTGACATCGATACGTGTATATATAGTCTGATACACAATCTCATTAGAAAAGGCTATTTTCATTTTATTAATCATGAACGACATTATAAAATATGACATGTGATGAAGCACACATTTATGCATGCACAAAAAATATGCTTTATGGATCACAACACCCCCCAAATCTGGACCGTCATCTGCCGATGGCACAACCGGTGGTTGATACATACTATTCCATGACGAGGCTGGTGGAACATCATATAGATTTGGCTTTCCAAATCTTTTTATTGCACAATATGATCCATTAGAATTCTCATAAGACATTATCAAGAACGAATCTTGGTATGACATACCAGCAAGATTGAGATCATGATTCGATATTTGAGTCTTAAGAACAAATACAAATTGATCTCGTATCGAGGAGAGCCTCATGAACTAAGAGTGTCATCAAAGATATGACACTACTTGATACATTATAAGCAACTTTGTTTTCTTTAAATTCTTTTTTATGTTCTTGAGGATGAAGATGATAAATATGCTGACATTGTTATTGGCACAATGCTACCAGCAACCAAAACTTACACTCTCACCTGTCATCACCCAAAAATATTATTGCACAACATCATTTCAAGACAAACACAAACAATATTACCCCATTCTGATGTCAACTCTGTGACTGAAATATAGATTATAATTTGGCTGGCCTTATTTGCTAAAACACAGACAGAGAAATAGGGTTGCAATCACTTGTAATCGAATCAAAAGATATGATTTAGCTAGACGACTTTAGCTTCAATTAGGCTTCAATAACTTGACACCTTCAAATCCAAGCTTAATCGATCATATTGAAGCTTTATTTAGGCTTCAATTATATTGTTGTACATGTTCAACAGTAACAAGTAGATCACCTGATTTGTTTCTCTATGAAGTAGACACACATCAAGTTATTGCTCGAGGATGGGCAATCTCCAAGAACAGATTGGAGATGCCAAAACCAATCACTTCTCCCatcattcaaaataattgaagTTGGAGGATCAGTTTCACAAGTAATTGACTGATCTCATGATGTGCAGCACACAGAAATTCATTACAAATGGCAGAAACCTCAGCTGTCAATATAGAATCATACACCCTTGAAGTATCATGTTTGCTAATACAAAATCCATCAAAATCGAGTTTCTACAGACAAGGAGGTAATTCATTCTGTAGCTGAGAGGGAAGCAAATGCTCATTTGATGCACTGTTATCTTCAGGAGCAATATCGTACATGAAGTAATATTGAGCTCCACAGTTTTCATTTCCAATAGAGTAGATCATTGAAAGATCACCTCTATGTTCGGAACTTACACAGAAGTGTGGCTGATGTTACAAAGCCAATAGAAACAAGCATGAGCATGAGTAGCTTAACTTGAAGACCAACACAAGCACAAGGACATAATGCAAGAAAAAATGGCAAGTTACACTAACAAGATTCATGATTAATAAATACCAACCAAAAAATCGAGCTGATGTGAACATTGTGGAAAATCCTTACCGAGGCATCTCTCTTATTGAGGATACATTGGCCAGGTCagagaaataaataaaaaggaatcTTTCCAGTCTTTTCAACAACCATTCATGATAACATAAATTTTCTCTAATGAACATATAACTTCCAACATATCTAGTGCACAATTTCAGGAGCATCTTGCATCCCCATTCCTTCGTTCTGTGTCTTGAGCAAGTCCAGTTTCTTATAGCATTTGGCAGCATCCAAGAGTATGGTCAGCTCATTGAAAAATGCTTGGCTTAGACAAATCGGAATCGAGTTTCATGCAGCCCCACTCTCCATCACAACATGCAAAGCACTACTTAATCTTTGATAGACAATGCTAATGACACTATCAGGAGTAACTGAGAACACTGATCACTGAGACTGAAGAAACAATGACTGTAGATTTTTGTTGCAATTAACATCATAAATTCTTACACTTACGATACAAATTTGAAGTGACCAAACAATCTCTTACAGTGTTGATCCCTGTCTAAGAACTCCATAAGATAAAGCTAAACTGAAAAGGAAATCTGAAAACAAAAAAGCCTaactaataatgagtttatattactGAATATCTTACTGAATGAACCACGATTAACTAAAAATGAATTTATATTATTCATTGATGAAATTCACATTTAGCAATGTTTTCTTATTGAGATGGGGGAGAAAGGgagggatagagagagagagagagagagagagagagagagtagttaCTTATTAAACAAACACAGTAGACATGGCAAACGACAAACATATGCAAAAATTTCATAGAGGTAAAAAGCAAAAAGTAACCTGAGAATACTTTCCACATTGCATGAATAAACTAGAAACACTGGAAAACTTTAGTTCATGCAGAAAATGAGAATAAAATCAATCATTGTATATGACTGAAAATAGACATGTAGAAGCATCAGACATATTATTGAAAAATTgttaaaagaaagcaagaaagtgcAAATAAAAAACAACAGATATAATCTAGATGAATATTCAATGGAATTTATACTTGATTTTCAATGAACACAAATGTCAAAATGTAGTAAATAACTTTCACAAGAACAATTCCATAATTAAGATTGGATACCATATACTTCGTTAGATACTCCCATATGAAGAAAGGCAGGTCCTTGGCAAACAATGAATACATAAACTATCTGATTTAACTTTAAAGTTATCTTGGATAAAGTATTGCACTTCAGGATAAATTTAACATGATACTTTGAAAATTTGTCTAGAAAAGCATAACACTTGCATGATAACCTAGATTACCACAGGTTAAAATTTGAGCAAACAAGATAGAGAAGAAGAAATTTCAAGGGAGAAAAAGTTCACAACAAGGATAAGCTAACTTCTTGAAATGATTTACTAACAAAGGATGTTCTGATTTGGCCTGACGTCTGTAAACTGTCATGTCTAGTATTCCAAATCGTTAGCAAGCAATTAAAGGCACATTCCCTCAACAGCTGGATTTTATCAAATCATAAGGATGAAGGTACCTCAATGAACATATATACAGTGAACTTACAATCACTATAATTCCCCTCATCGCGGTTGAATTTTATCAAATGGGTGAATAACAATTTAGCATTGCATAAGAACTGAACAAGCACTCATGGTCAAAAtttataggacccatggtcaaaagtGCCAACCATTTGCACGCCAATAGCTCTGTGAATTAGCATTGAGACGTGCATTTTTTACTTTCAAAAAGAGTCTGTATGCAGTCTCTATTTTATTCATCTCCAATAGTTTGTTGTTTAGTTTACTATAAACTATTCTACCAAGGCAAAAACCTTTGTGCAGTGATTCCTCCACAACCAGAACAGCATTGTCAACCTGCCCTATATTGCAGAGTACATTGACTATATACTCATAAACTTCCTTATCAGAAGCAAAACCATTGTCTTGCATCTCCTCCCAGATTTTCAGCACCATTCCAGATTTACCAAACCTTGAAAGCCTCATAAGCAAAAGCTTGTATGCTTTCAAAGACAGCATACATCCTGCTTTCCTACTCTTTTTATAAAGAAGCATAGCAGCATGGGGAGGTCCAAAGCTACAAAGAGGCTCAATAAAACATGTAATCATCCCAGTCCTGGGCAAAATTCCTTGACCTAACATCTCATCGAACAGTTCAAGTGCATCAGCCACTCTTCTAACTTTGAGGAATGCACCAATCAATTTGGTATAAGTATCGATGTTTGGCAAACACTCGCTTTGTGTCATACCTTTATAGTACTCAATGCATCTGTCAAAGTCTCCAATTGATATGAAGTTAGAGATCATCGCATTGTATGTCATAGTATCTCGAGCACAGCCCCTCTCCTCCAACTTCTCGAAAATATCCACAGCATCATCGATCTGGCCAGCTCGTCCTAATGCTTCTATGATGTAGCTAAACGTAACACTATCAGGGCTCAAACCatcggtcatcatcatcatcatccaataaTGCTCTACCTTGTCAAGCCTACCGAACTTCGCCCACCCACCAATAATCTCATTATATGTTGCATTATCAAAAGGAATTTCTCCTTTAGTAGTGTTGAATACAGAATTTGCAACCTTGACATGAGACCTTCGACACAGGCACCGCAAAAGTATATTGAGAGACTCCAAATTACACTTGGCTCCAATCTCCTCCAACTCCCTGAACAACTGAACTGCTTTAGAAACTTGGCGAGCCCTAAGATAACTGTCCATCAGAATCTCCACGGTCTCTGCGTTGGGTTGGACACCAGCATTCTTCATTCTAAGCAAGATTTCTTCCACAAAATCGAAGAACTTCCTCCGGCCAAGCGCCTTCAACATCACGTTATACGTTTCAACGCAAGGTGTCACCTTTGGCTGTTGCATTGCCCAATCGAAGAAGG
This genomic stretch from Musa acuminata AAA Group cultivar baxijiao chromosome BXJ3-9, Cavendish_Baxijiao_AAA, whole genome shotgun sequence harbors:
- the LOC103998319 gene encoding putative pentatricopeptide repeat-containing protein At5g43820, whose product is MAILRILGFLRPLQRSRCQLSALSFASLLRFLSVDLCEGSSDPIESNTSLSERFVLEQLSELLSIDPEPPKARLFTEKPAQESALISLRDRILTPDEKLRGVFLQKLRGRSAVESALSTVGVDLTEKIFADVLNRGSWSGEAMVSFFDWAMQQPKVTPCVETYNVMLKALGRRKFFDFVEEILLRMKNAGVQPNAETVEILMDSYLRARQVSKAVQLFRELEEIGAKCNLESLNILLRCLCRRSHVKVANSVFNTTKGEIPFDNATYNEIIGGWAKFGRLDKVEHYWMMMMMTDGLSPDSVTFSYIIEALGRAGQIDDAVDIFEKLEERGCARDTMTYNAMISNFISIGDFDRCIEYYKGMTQSECLPNIDTYTKLIGAFLKVRRVADALELFDEMLGQGILPRTGMITCFIEPLCSFGPPHAAMLLYKKSRKAGCMLSLKAYKLLLMRLSRFGKSGMVLKIWEEMQDNGFASDKEVYEYIVNVLCNIGQVDNAVLVVEESLHKGFCLGRIVYSKLNNKLLEMNKIETAYRLFLKVKNARLNANSQSYWRANGWHF
- the LOC103998271 gene encoding sex determination protein tasselseed-2; protein product: MPAAEVMTEKSHQGMHVLPWEAGTLLHKRLEGKVAIVTGGARGIGEATVRVFARHGAKVVIADMEDVAGESLAALLGPSVSFMHCDVREEADVEQLVSSTVARHGRLDVLCNNAGVLGRQTRRSKSIAALDADEFDGVMRVNVRGTALGMKHAARAMLPRHAGCIISVASVAGVMGGLGPHAYTASKHAIVGLTKNAACELGAHGIRVNCISPFGVATQMLVNAWRDEDDGEDGIEFVPPPTEEEVEKTEELVRGLANLKGATLTARDIAEAALYLASDESRYVSGHNLVVDGGVTTSRNLIGL